A region of Panicum virgatum strain AP13 chromosome 8N, P.virgatum_v5, whole genome shotgun sequence DNA encodes the following proteins:
- the LOC120686292 gene encoding jacalin-related lectin 10-like, whose translation MANDPNFQITPCSALTECNELKFHVYLFQILSGPDQNEVFSVTISEKFGSIVACNWEVRDGPSIDAKIVARAQGLHAQGGQWYSTFSLVFENERFKGSTLQVMGTPDTVTGEWAIVGGTGDFRMTTGVINKRWLELRGSTRIIELTIHGFCPVLKVQTVREPGSSIQSLVTKAGLCGGNEGTELDVKELPSRLESVTIRSSSAIDSIEFSYVDQSGRRCTEGPWGGAGGTAHPMDLGSNEFVKEISGTFDRFDDIIYITSFKLVTNERTFGPWAWPKGTPFSISAPAGSAIVGFYARGGPFLNAIGVYLKSL comes from the exons ATGGCAAACGATCCAAATTTCCAAATCACTCCTTGTTCTGCACTTACGGAGTGCAACGAGCTCAAATTCCATGTGTACCTCTTCCAGATATTGTCAGGCCCGGATCAAAACGAGGTATTTTCCGTTACCATAAGTGAGAAGTTTGGATCCATTGTTGCCTGCAACTGGGAAGTACGCGATGGTCCTAGCATCGATGCGAAAATTGTCGCTCGCGCACAGGGCCTGCATGCCCAAGGTGGTCAGTGGTACAGTACATTCAGCCTTGTGTTTGAGAATGAAAG GTTTAAGGGGTCCACACTTCAGGTGATGGGTACACCCGATACAGTAACAGGTGAGTGGGCTATTGTCGGAGGTACAGGAGATTTCAGAATGACAACCGGTGTGATAAACAAAAGGTGGCTCGAGTTACGTGGTTCTACGAGAATCATAGAGCTTACTATCCATGGATTTTGCCCCGTGCTCAAAGTGCAAACGGTGAGAGAACCAGGGTCGTCTATTCAGAGCCTTGTCACAAAGGCTGGACTATGTGGTGGAAACGAAGGGACTGAACTGGACGTAAAGGAATTACCAAGTCGTCTAGAAAGTGTCACCATCCGCAGTAGCAGTGCTATTGATTCAATTGAATTTTCTTACGTTGACCAATCTGGCCGGAGATGCACTGAAGGTCCATGGGGTGGTGCCGGTGGTACTGCTCACCCT ATGGATCTCGGCTCCAACGAGTTCGTCAAGGAAATTTCTGGAACATTCGACCGCTTTGACGATATCATTTACATAACCTCGTTCAAACTCGTTACCAACGAGAGGACTTTTGGACCATGGGCTTGGCCGAAAGGAACACCTTTCAGCATCAGTGCACCAGCTGGCAGCGCTATCGTGGGCTTCTATGCACGTGGCGGGCCATTCCTCAATGCCATTGGTGTTTACCTCAAATCACTATGA